From a region of the Haematobia irritans isolate KBUSLIRL chromosome 4, ASM5000362v1, whole genome shotgun sequence genome:
- the LOC142234105 gene encoding uncharacterized protein LOC142234105, with protein MACETIVPFCGHKSIQGLAHFHFSTIGRIYRSSMASAMYRILVAAQLLTSFSRLSALEVPLEFLTEGISIPKSMENTRHMGFPSQADVSVEIPPIEEDDSTTKTTGNEEIDYSQSQEDSNPRIDVPKWTDPHLVHHHNHHYTEHDHHHNPIFLQPKHPEHFHTHKPPSTLRHCSIEISSKIPGICQAMGSIGIACVSGDYIDVFNAECL; from the coding sequence ATGGCCTGTGAGACCATTGTTCCATTTTGTGGGCATAAAAGTATACAAGGACTAGCACACTTCCACTTCTCCACTATCGGACGCATATACCGCAGTAGCATGGCAAGTGCAATGTACAGGATATTGGTAGCAGCACAATTGCTTACCTCATTCAGTCGATTGAGTGCTCTCGAAGTTCCCTTGGAATTTCTAACCGAAGGCATTAGCATTCCCAAATCAATGGAAAATACACGACACATGGGATTCCCTTCCCAGGCTGATGTTTCCGTGGAAATACCACCCATTGAAGAAGATGATTCCACAACCAAAACCACTGGCAATGAGGAAATTGACTATTCACAATCACAAGAAGATTCCAATCCAAGGATAGATGTACCTAAATGGACGGACCCGCATTTGGTCCATCATCATAATCACCACTATACGGAACATGACCACCACCATAATCCCATTTTTCTGCAACCCAAACATCCGGAACATTTTCACACCCACAAGCCACCCTCAACTCTGAGGCATTGTTCCATTGAGATATCTAGCAAAATACCAGGCATTTGTCAAGCAATGGGATCCATTGGAATTGCTTGTGTTTCGGGCGACTATATCGATGTTTTCAATGCTGAATGTTTGTAA